GCCCTTCGGCGCCGGCTGCGAGGTTATGGATCCGGTCACGAAAACAACCCTACCGACCGGTAGCAAGAGGTGTGCCGGGGGCGCCGTCCCGGCCCGCCGGGGCCGGTGACCACAATGGAGGTATGTACGACGAACGCCTCACCGCACCTCGCTCCTGGTGGCTCCTCCCGGTCGCGCTCGGGCTGACGCTCGCGCTGATCCTGCTGCGGGTCGGCGGGGTGGCCGCGCTGATCGGACTGGTGATCGGCATCGCCGCCGGGGCGGCGGCCGTCAACAGTTACGGCTCCGCCCGGATCCGGGTGGTGCAGGGCTCACTGGTGGCCGGCCAGGCCCGGATCCCGGTCGAGGCGCTCGGCGAGGCGCACCCGCTGACCCCGGTGGAGGCGGTCGCCTGGCGCGGGGTCAAGGCGGACCCGCGGGCGTTCATGCTGCTGCGCAGCTACGTCCCGACCGCGCTGCGGGTCGAGGTGACCGACCCGGCCGACCCGACGCCGTACCTGTACCTGTCGACCCGCTCACCCGAGCGGCTCGCGGCGGCGCTGGCCGAGGCCCGGCGGCGCACCGCCTGAGCCCGCGGGGCGGCGCGGCCGCACCCCCCGTACGGGCACCCCGGCGAGGCCTGGCGCCCCGGCGGACGGGCCGCCGGCGGCCCGCACCGGCCGCGGCCCTGAAACACGGAGGAGGGACGGTTCCGCTGCTGCGGGACCGTCCCTCCTGTTTCCAGTGCTGCCGCTGCCGATGACGCCGCTCGCACCGGTGCCACGGCCGCTTCCGCGACCGCGCTTGCTGCAGGTACCGCCGGTGGTGCTGTTACTGCTGTGTTCTGCAGGACCAGCCTGCCGGTGCGACCGACGGAACGGCCGCCGGATCTGCCTCCGGCCCCGCTGCCCGGGGCCGGACGGGGCGGTGTACCGAGCCCACGGAAGCCGTGGGACCCGGGCCGTGACCGCCCGGTGCTCAGGCGCCGCAGTCCCGGCAGATCGGGTTGCCGTTCTTCTCGCTGTAGAGCTGGCTGCGGTGGTGCACCAGGAAGCAGCTCATGCAGGTGAACTCGTCGGCCTGGCGCGGGAGCACCCGGACGGAGAGTTCCTCGTTCGAGAGGTCGGCACCGGGGAGCTCCAGGCCCTCCGCCGCCTCGAACTCGTCGACGTCGACCGAGCTGGTCGACTTCTCGTTCCGACGAGCCTTCAGTTCTTCGATGCTGTCCTCGTTGAGGTCGTCATCGGTCTTGCGTGGGGTGTCGTAGTCCGTTGCCATTTGTTCGCTCTCCCCCTCCGGGTGTCTGCGGTGTGTGCGGTATCTCCAGCGCACGTAACGCACGGGGGGCCGGTGTTGTGCCCGACCCGAGGCGGAGATTTTGCCTTACTTCAAGCCCTGTTACTCAATCGACACTCAGCCCAGGGCCCGTCGGGGTGATCCGATCGGGCCTGCGGGGCCTCACTCAGGGCCATCAAGGGCGGGTCCGCACCCCTTGCGATCGGGCACCCTCGGTGATCGGGGAACGGGCGGAGCACCGCCTATCACCCGCCCGACCTGGGGCGACCGCCGCTCCCCTCGCCCCACCCGCACTTCCGAAACGGTGACGGAGAGCGATCGGAGCGGCGTGCGCCATGATCACCCTACGGGGTCGCCCGATCGTGTGGCGCTATCGGATGTGACCTTGCTCACGTTACGAATTTTTCGGGCAAACTCTTGGAAATCCACCCACCGTGAGCGCCCCCTCAGCGCCTCTCGCGGGCTACTTCTTCGCCGCGTTGGCGGCCCGGCGGGCCAGCAGCGCCGCCTGTCGCTCGTCGAACTTGGTGGCCTGGGCGTCCAGCCCGCCGAGGAAGAGGCCGAGCTCCTGCTGGGCCTG
The sequence above is a segment of the Kitasatospora sp. NBC_00240 genome. Coding sequences within it:
- a CDS encoding DUF3093 domain-containing protein; this translates as MYDERLTAPRSWWLLPVALGLTLALILLRVGGVAALIGLVIGIAAGAAAVNSYGSARIRVVQGSLVAGQARIPVEALGEAHPLTPVEAVAWRGVKADPRAFMLLRSYVPTALRVEVTDPADPTPYLYLSTRSPERLAAALAEARRRTA
- a CDS encoding DUF4193 domain-containing protein, producing the protein MATDYDTPRKTDDDLNEDSIEELKARRNEKSTSSVDVDEFEAAEGLELPGADLSNEELSVRVLPRQADEFTCMSCFLVHHRSQLYSEKNGNPICRDCGA